A genomic stretch from Chitinophaga agri includes:
- a CDS encoding L-rhamnose mutarotase, translating to MRYCLALDLVNDPVLIAEYEAYHREIWPEIKKSIVDSGITNMEIYRVSDRLFMIMEVNESFSFDAKGAADAANPKVQEWEKLMWKYQQALPVAKPGEKWVMMDKIFSLH from the coding sequence ATGCGTTATTGCCTCGCGCTTGATCTCGTCAACGATCCCGTGCTGATAGCAGAATACGAAGCCTATCATCGGGAGATATGGCCTGAAATAAAAAAGAGTATCGTTGACAGCGGTATTACCAATATGGAGATCTACCGTGTCTCTGACCGGCTTTTTATGATCATGGAGGTGAACGAAAGTTTCTCTTTTGATGCAAAAGGTGCGGCAGATGCGGCAAATCCAAAAGTACAGGAGTGGGAAAAGCTGATGTGGAAATATCAGCAGGCCCTGCCTGTAGCAAAGCCCGGAGAAAAATGGGTAATGATGGACAAGATCTTTTCTCTACATTAA
- a CDS encoding amidohydrolase family protein, with protein MIIDAHQHFWQYHPVKDAWITDDMKVIQEDFMPQHLLPVLQENGVDGCIAVQADQSEAETLFLLDLAGKHDFIKGVVGWIDLRSDHLSDRLVHFSQYEKLKGFRHIVQGEPDPAFILREDFCRGIRALAAHDFTYDILVYPVQLPAVAAFVQQFPDQRLVIDHMAKPYFKTGDISAWETHMRAIAQQPHVYCKLSGLVTEADWQKWEASHFTPFLDVALEAFGPERLMFGSDWPVCKLAASYTEVKAIVTDYISPLSASERAGIMGGNAVRFYGL; from the coding sequence ATGATTATAGACGCACACCAGCATTTCTGGCAATACCACCCTGTAAAGGATGCCTGGATCACTGACGATATGAAAGTCATCCAGGAAGATTTCATGCCGCAACACCTGCTGCCTGTGTTACAGGAGAATGGCGTGGATGGTTGTATTGCAGTGCAGGCAGACCAGTCAGAAGCCGAGACACTTTTCCTGCTGGACCTTGCCGGTAAACATGATTTTATCAAAGGGGTAGTGGGATGGATCGATCTCCGAAGTGATCATCTTTCTGACAGACTGGTTCATTTCAGTCAGTATGAAAAACTGAAAGGTTTCAGGCACATTGTGCAGGGTGAGCCGGATCCGGCGTTCATCCTGAGAGAAGATTTCTGCCGTGGTATTCGCGCACTGGCGGCCCATGATTTCACATACGACATTCTTGTATATCCTGTACAGCTGCCGGCAGTGGCCGCATTTGTACAGCAATTTCCTGATCAGCGGCTGGTAATAGATCATATGGCCAAGCCCTATTTCAAAACTGGCGATATCAGTGCATGGGAAACACATATGCGGGCTATCGCTCAGCAACCACATGTATACTGTAAGCTCAGTGGACTAGTCACCGAGGCTGACTGGCAGAAATGGGAAGCATCGCATTTTACGCCTTTTCTGGATGTGGCACTGGAGGCTTTCGGTCCTGAACGCCTGATGTTCGGATCTGACTGGCCGGTATGTAAACTAGCCGCCAGCTATACGGAAGTGAAAGCGATCGTTACCGATTATATCAGCCCCCTTTCTGCATCAGAAAGGGCCGGAATTATGGGCGGAAATGCTGTAAGGTTCTACGGTCTGTAG
- a CDS encoding SDR family oxidoreductase — protein MDLGLKDKVFIVTGGAKGIGEAISKLIAAEGGITVIAGRSTADNEKTVAEIVAAGGQAVEVTGELGEAEACKRVIEFTAQRFGRIDGLINNAGVNDGCGLESGSPEKFMASLQKNISHYYNLAHYALPYLKETKGNIVNIGSKVADTGQGNTSGYAASKGGINALTREWAVELLPYGIRVNTVIPAEVWTPLYETWINSLPDPEEKLASIVAKIPYEKRMTTSAEIASMTVFLLSGVSSHTTGQIIYVDGGYTHLDRSIS, from the coding sequence ATGGATCTGGGATTAAAAGATAAAGTGTTTATAGTAACAGGTGGAGCAAAAGGTATTGGCGAGGCGATCTCTAAACTGATCGCAGCTGAAGGCGGTATCACCGTGATCGCTGGCAGAAGTACAGCTGATAATGAAAAGACAGTAGCTGAGATCGTAGCAGCTGGCGGACAGGCAGTAGAGGTGACTGGGGAACTGGGTGAAGCAGAGGCCTGTAAACGCGTGATCGAGTTCACCGCGCAACGTTTCGGACGAATTGATGGTCTGATCAACAATGCCGGAGTAAATGATGGCTGTGGCCTGGAAAGCGGTAGCCCTGAGAAATTCATGGCTTCCCTGCAGAAGAACATCTCTCACTACTATAACCTGGCCCACTACGCACTGCCTTACCTGAAGGAAACAAAAGGTAACATTGTCAATATCGGTTCCAAAGTAGCTGATACCGGTCAGGGCAATACTTCCGGTTATGCAGCTTCCAAAGGTGGTATCAATGCATTGACCCGGGAATGGGCAGTAGAACTGCTGCCTTACGGTATCCGTGTGAATACCGTGATCCCTGCGGAAGTATGGACTCCATTATATGAAACCTGGATCAACTCATTACCGGATCCGGAAGAAAAACTGGCTTCTATCGTTGCGAAGATCCCATACGAAAAACGTATGACCACTTCGGCCGAAATCGCCAGCATGACGGTGTTCCTGTTGTCCGGCGTATCCTCTCATACCACTGGTCAGATCATATACGTGGATGGCGGTTATACACACCTGGACAGATCCATCAGCTAG
- the fucP gene encoding L-fucose:H+ symporter permease produces the protein MAGAAMPTSTVKANIDTKKSYLFPFILVTSLFFLWALIHNMSPILIPHLKKACQLSDMQSAFVDSAVFAAYFLMALPAGYVMKKFGYKVGIIFGLCLYAIGAFLFIPAANAREYSFFLGALFVIASGLTFLETAANPYVSVLGSPETSTQRLSLAQSFNGVGAMVGPIIGMKFILTGSELSEAQVKAMSPDALQQYLIGEASTVKVPYMVIGIVVLLIAALFVVTKMPEITQADDEEIDTTTNTKGSIFRHRHLIAAVVAMFFYIGGQVGVNAFFIRFAKFSAGIGEQTAAGMLSYAGFGFMAGRFVGTFLMRKFRPEVLLSVFGIVNVVLVLIAMTTKGELAVWNVLLVPFFMSIMFPIIFSLGIRGLGADTKFGSSLLIMAIVGGAVIPPLMGLISDNSNIQMAYILPLICFAVVVWFGTKGYKLDKAH, from the coding sequence ATGGCCGGAGCCGCAATGCCCACTTCCACAGTTAAGGCAAACATTGATACAAAAAAGAGTTACCTGTTCCCGTTTATACTGGTAACCAGTTTATTTTTTCTCTGGGCGCTGATCCATAACATGAGCCCTATACTTATTCCACACCTGAAAAAGGCCTGTCAGTTGTCAGATATGCAATCTGCTTTCGTAGATTCTGCTGTCTTCGCAGCCTATTTTCTGATGGCATTGCCGGCAGGTTATGTGATGAAAAAGTTTGGCTATAAGGTAGGTATCATCTTCGGTCTTTGTCTGTATGCCATAGGCGCGTTCCTGTTCATACCGGCTGCCAATGCCCGTGAGTATAGTTTTTTCCTTGGCGCCCTGTTCGTCATTGCTTCAGGTCTTACTTTTCTGGAAACGGCCGCCAACCCTTATGTGTCTGTACTGGGTAGTCCTGAGACATCCACACAGCGCCTGAGTCTCGCCCAATCCTTTAACGGGGTGGGCGCCATGGTTGGACCTATCATAGGAATGAAATTTATATTGACAGGCAGTGAGCTGTCAGAAGCACAGGTGAAAGCCATGTCTCCTGATGCACTGCAGCAATACCTGATCGGTGAAGCCAGCACAGTAAAGGTACCTTACATGGTGATCGGTATTGTGGTGCTACTCATCGCGGCACTGTTTGTAGTAACGAAAATGCCAGAGATCACACAGGCCGATGATGAAGAAATAGACACTACTACCAATACGAAAGGCAGCATCTTCAGACATAGGCATTTGATTGCTGCGGTAGTGGCGATGTTCTTTTATATCGGTGGACAGGTAGGAGTGAACGCCTTCTTTATCCGCTTTGCGAAATTCTCCGCAGGCATCGGCGAGCAGACAGCCGCAGGGATGTTAAGCTATGCTGGTTTTGGATTTATGGCAGGCCGCTTTGTAGGCACTTTCCTCATGCGTAAATTCAGACCGGAAGTGTTGTTGTCTGTCTTTGGTATTGTGAATGTAGTACTCGTGCTGATCGCGATGACAACCAAAGGAGAGCTCGCTGTGTGGAATGTGTTGCTGGTGCCGTTCTTTATGTCCATCATGTTCCCGATCATCTTTTCACTTGGTATCAGGGGCCTCGGTGCGGATACCAAATTTGGTTCCTCCCTGCTGATCATGGCAATTGTTGGAGGTGCTGTTATTCCTCCGCTGATGGGACTGATCTCTGATAACTCAAATATCCAGATGGCCTATATCCTGCCGCTGATCTGCTTCGCAGTGGTAGTATGGTTTGGTACGAAAGGGTATAAGCTGGATAAAGCACATTAA
- a CDS encoding O-methyltransferase yields MTEDILQQYPVHYQYIVDATNASGFTMASEPLTCSLLRTLAAGKPYGSFLELGTGTGLSTSWILDGMDRESTLISVDNTQEYLDIATRFLGDDSRIKLVHADGGEWLKENRRRKFDFIFADTWHGKYLMLDETLAMLNKGGLYIVDDMLPQANWPEGHQEKATQLIKDLEAREDLILTKQVWASGIIIAVKK; encoded by the coding sequence ATGACAGAGGATATACTCCAGCAATACCCTGTACATTATCAGTACATAGTTGACGCCACGAACGCATCCGGCTTTACGATGGCATCTGAACCATTAACCTGTTCCCTGCTCCGCACACTGGCTGCGGGAAAGCCCTATGGTAGTTTTCTTGAGTTAGGCACCGGCACCGGCCTCTCCACTTCCTGGATACTGGACGGTATGGACAGGGAAAGTACCCTGATCTCTGTGGATAATACACAGGAATACCTGGATATTGCCACCCGTTTCCTGGGAGATGATAGCAGAATAAAACTGGTGCATGCAGATGGAGGAGAATGGCTGAAGGAGAACAGACGCCGGAAGTTTGATTTCATATTCGCTGATACCTGGCATGGGAAGTACCTGATGCTGGACGAGACGCTGGCGATGCTAAATAAGGGCGGCCTGTATATTGTGGACGACATGTTACCACAGGCGAACTGGCCGGAAGGACACCAGGAAAAAGCCACACAGCTCATTAAGGACCTGGAGGCCAGGGAAGACCTGATCCTCACCAAACAGGTATGGGCATCGGGCATTATAATCGCTGTAAAGAAATAA
- a CDS encoding MbnP family protein, with translation MKRLILLILLFTYTGTTAQQVQVEISHVVGALPMQLKTTTYHNAAGDTFNITLFRYYLSNFLLTDATGKTVSADKAYFLVSEDSAASKQLLLQQFPAGKYTQLSFMIGVDSVLNFSGPQSGSLDPVYGMFWTWNSGYIMAKLEGYSPSSRLPNHMIQFHIGGYRAPHVTQRMVTLLLAKPLEISAGNTPKIRLQADAATWFNGDYKVSFRQIPGFMSPGMPADRIADNYQHMFTVQAIVN, from the coding sequence ATGAAGCGGCTGATACTACTGATCCTCCTGTTTACCTATACGGGCACAACTGCGCAGCAGGTGCAGGTCGAGATCAGTCACGTGGTAGGTGCATTACCTATGCAACTGAAAACCACAACTTACCACAACGCTGCAGGTGATACTTTTAATATCACGTTGTTCAGATACTACCTTAGTAATTTCCTGCTCACCGATGCAACCGGAAAGACAGTGAGTGCGGATAAGGCTTATTTTCTCGTCAGTGAAGATAGTGCCGCGTCAAAACAGCTCTTGTTACAACAATTCCCCGCCGGAAAGTATACGCAATTATCATTCATGATCGGTGTAGATAGTGTACTGAATTTCAGTGGCCCGCAATCCGGATCGCTGGACCCGGTGTATGGTATGTTCTGGACCTGGAACAGTGGTTATATCATGGCGAAGCTGGAAGGTTATTCTCCTTCCTCCCGTCTGCCCAACCATATGATCCAGTTTCATATCGGCGGTTACAGAGCCCCGCACGTTACACAGCGGATGGTGACGCTGCTATTAGCAAAACCACTCGAGATCAGTGCTGGAAATACACCAAAGATCAGGTTACAGGCAGACGCTGCCACCTGGTTTAACGGAGATTATAAGGTTAGCTTCCGGCAGATCCCGGGGTTCATGTCGCCGGGAATGCCGGCTGACAGGATAGCGGATAATTATCAGCATATGTTTACCGTTCAAGCAATAGTCAATTAA
- a CDS encoding cytochrome-c peroxidase: MSRKGIYLLVAFCLWLWIMGGSRAALTAHSPVVDYYELKIPDSLPPPVYDFKKNPLTKQGIALGRHLFYDPKLSLDSSISCGFCHQQFAAFGHFDHAISHGVLGRTGNRSVPTLFNLIWQKDFMWDGGVNHLDIQPLTPITDENEMGMDLKALIDRLQGNQTYKQLFKEAYGSEEVTTERMFKALSQFMATMISFESKYDSVMRREPGVTFTAEEQGGYRTFTQKCASCHKPPLFTDNTLRNNGLPYLPSMNDVGRMRITNNTADYLKFKVPSLRNVLVSSPYMHDGRFFDIFQVFDMYDHGQEKGNTIDPLVKNGIPLNEKEKRQLYMFLNTLTDRKFISNKAFSEILITD, encoded by the coding sequence ATGAGCCGGAAGGGAATATATCTGCTCGTTGCCTTTTGCCTGTGGTTGTGGATCATGGGTGGAAGCCGTGCTGCGTTGACCGCCCATTCCCCTGTTGTAGACTACTACGAGCTCAAGATCCCGGATAGCCTGCCCCCACCTGTATACGACTTTAAAAAGAACCCGCTCACCAAACAGGGGATAGCCCTCGGCAGACACCTGTTCTACGATCCTAAGCTGTCGCTGGATAGTTCTATCTCCTGCGGATTTTGCCACCAGCAGTTTGCTGCCTTTGGCCATTTTGACCATGCTATCAGTCATGGTGTGCTGGGCAGAACAGGGAACCGGTCTGTACCGACACTATTCAACCTGATCTGGCAGAAGGATTTTATGTGGGATGGTGGCGTGAATCACCTCGATATTCAGCCTTTAACGCCCATTACAGACGAAAATGAGATGGGAATGGACCTTAAGGCGTTAATTGATCGTTTGCAGGGAAATCAGACCTATAAGCAGCTATTCAAGGAGGCCTACGGTTCGGAAGAGGTCACTACTGAACGCATGTTCAAGGCACTATCCCAGTTCATGGCCACCATGATCTCTTTTGAATCAAAATATGATAGCGTCATGCGGAGAGAACCCGGCGTTACTTTTACTGCGGAAGAACAGGGCGGATATCGGACGTTCACTCAGAAATGTGCCAGCTGCCATAAACCACCGTTGTTTACAGATAATACCCTGCGTAATAACGGACTGCCTTATCTGCCTTCCATGAATGACGTTGGCAGAATGCGGATCACGAATAATACGGCCGACTACCTTAAGTTTAAAGTCCCTTCCCTGCGCAATGTGCTGGTCAGTTCACCCTACATGCATGACGGCCGCTTCTTTGATATTTTCCAGGTATTTGATATGTACGATCACGGGCAGGAAAAAGGGAATACCATTGATCCTCTCGTGAAGAACGGTATTCCCCTGAATGAAAAAGAAAAACGTCAGTTATATATGTTCCTGAATACGTTAACGGATAGGAAATTTATCAGTAACAAAGCATTCAGTGAGATACTGATCACAGATTGA
- a CDS encoding DUF4954 family protein, with protein sequence MNVIQKKPLTELGYNFVAGPYLPEGKDEYYLRNRQLGKQQTNYRKLSALEIEILVRNDNTSDDWNNIFVAEAFSPQLVKHCHFFGVVRIGKLEPYYLEFHNLRLPVGLYNSTISSCDFGDNAVIHNVNYLSHYIIGNEVIICNVNEMTTTDHAKFGNGIIKEGESESLRIWLELCNENGGRSVMPFDGMLPGDAWLWTRNRNDTTLQQQFKSFTEKQFDKKRGYYGMVGDRSVIKNCKIIKDVTIGTDAYLKGANKIKNVTINSSAEATSQIGEGCELVNGIVGYGCRVFYGVKAVRFVMASHSQLKYGARLINSYLGNNATISCCEVLNSLIFPAHEQHHNNSFLCAALIMGQSNMAAGATIGSNHNSRGADGEVIAGRGFWPGLCVSLKHNSRFASFTLIAKGTYMYEMDVPFPFSLILNDEQQNCLRIMTGYWFLHNMYALARNSWKYIDRDKRTDKLQLIEYDYLAPDSVEEMIHAMALMEIATGKAWYTKFQQDTGSLSEHDFQEKGKELLLHDPEEAGKLQIFAVNVENSSRKVQLLKVHRSYPLFKELINLYAVRNIFSYIQADSTHNFTSLRGIVETAERGPWHNVGGQLMKDEVLSELKSNIRSGAISGWPEVHAYYKTAGEHYAMDKLQHALASLLYVEEKNARDFTPAFLKDCLLQSLHMQTFLTEGIRHSRAKDYQNPFRQMTYESEAEMETVIGKLEDNGFIQQTQADLVAYKKMVSEVIENWKL encoded by the coding sequence AATTTTGTAGCGGGTCCTTATTTACCCGAAGGCAAAGATGAGTATTACCTGCGGAACCGGCAACTGGGCAAACAACAAACCAACTATCGTAAACTCAGTGCCCTTGAGATTGAAATACTGGTACGTAATGATAACACTTCTGATGACTGGAACAACATCTTTGTGGCAGAGGCATTCAGCCCGCAGCTGGTAAAACACTGTCATTTTTTTGGTGTGGTACGCATCGGCAAACTGGAGCCGTACTACCTCGAATTTCACAACCTTAGACTGCCTGTGGGATTGTACAACAGTACGATCTCTTCCTGCGACTTTGGCGATAATGCGGTCATACATAATGTCAACTATCTCTCTCACTATATCATCGGCAATGAAGTGATCATCTGCAATGTCAATGAAATGACAACAACTGATCACGCTAAATTTGGTAATGGTATCATTAAGGAAGGTGAATCTGAATCGCTGCGCATCTGGCTGGAACTGTGTAACGAAAACGGCGGACGTAGTGTAATGCCGTTTGATGGTATGCTGCCGGGCGATGCATGGCTATGGACACGCAACAGGAACGATACCACCCTGCAACAACAATTCAAGTCATTCACTGAAAAACAGTTCGATAAAAAACGTGGTTACTACGGCATGGTAGGTGACCGCAGTGTGATCAAGAACTGTAAGATCATCAAGGATGTCACCATCGGTACCGATGCCTATCTTAAAGGCGCCAATAAGATCAAAAATGTAACGATCAATAGTTCCGCAGAAGCTACCAGTCAGATCGGTGAAGGCTGTGAACTGGTGAATGGTATAGTTGGTTATGGCTGCCGTGTATTTTATGGTGTGAAGGCTGTACGTTTTGTCATGGCCTCTCATTCACAGTTGAAATACGGCGCACGCCTGATCAATTCTTACCTGGGTAACAACGCAACGATCTCCTGCTGTGAAGTACTGAACTCACTGATCTTTCCGGCACATGAGCAACACCATAACAACTCTTTCCTGTGTGCAGCACTGATCATGGGACAGAGTAATATGGCTGCCGGGGCCACGATCGGCTCCAATCATAACTCCCGTGGTGCAGATGGGGAGGTCATTGCAGGCAGAGGTTTCTGGCCCGGACTCTGTGTGAGCCTGAAACATAACTCCCGCTTTGCCAGCTTTACGCTGATTGCCAAAGGTACGTACATGTACGAAATGGATGTACCGTTCCCATTCAGCCTGATACTGAATGATGAACAACAGAACTGCCTGCGGATCATGACCGGCTACTGGTTCCTGCATAACATGTACGCACTGGCACGTAACTCCTGGAAATACATTGACCGTGATAAACGTACTGATAAATTACAGCTGATAGAATACGATTACCTGGCGCCTGACAGCGTGGAAGAAATGATCCATGCCATGGCACTGATGGAGATCGCCACCGGTAAGGCATGGTATACCAAGTTCCAGCAGGATACAGGGTCACTGTCGGAACACGATTTCCAGGAAAAAGGAAAAGAGCTGCTACTCCATGATCCGGAAGAAGCAGGTAAGCTGCAGATCTTTGCGGTGAACGTAGAGAACAGCTCCCGTAAAGTGCAGCTGCTAAAAGTACACAGGTCCTATCCGCTCTTCAAAGAGCTGATCAACCTGTACGCGGTACGTAATATCTTTAGTTACATACAGGCAGATAGTACCCATAACTTCACCTCACTGCGGGGCATCGTTGAAACAGCGGAACGCGGACCCTGGCACAACGTTGGCGGACAACTAATGAAAGACGAAGTACTGTCCGAGCTCAAAAGTAACATACGTTCAGGCGCTATCAGCGGCTGGCCTGAAGTACATGCGTACTACAAAACAGCTGGTGAACATTATGCGATGGACAAACTGCAGCACGCACTGGCATCGTTGTTATATGTAGAAGAAAAGAACGCGCGCGATTTCACACCAGCCTTCCTGAAGGACTGCCTGTTACAGTCACTGCATATGCAAACTTTCCTGACAGAAGGTATCCGTCACTCCCGTGCGAAAGACTACCAGAATCCGTTCCGTCAGATGACGTATGAAAGTGAAGCGGAAATGGAAACGGTGATCGGAAAACTGGAAGACAATGGCTTCATACAACAGACACAGGCAGACCTGGTAGCATATAAAAAGATGGTAAGTGAAGTGATCGAGAACTGGAAACTGTAG